The Littorina saxatilis isolate snail1 linkage group LG1, US_GU_Lsax_2.0, whole genome shotgun sequence nucleotide sequence gcttttatgttgaaaatttgagtttttccgcaattcagctcatcagcaacttttcgaacggtctttatgacatcgactctctcttctaaagtcaaaatttttcgttttggcatgatgagacgaagacgaaggatgagacgaagatgcatcacagtacagaaagtagaaacccgaaatgtttgtgagttgacggcatcgaccaatgtgcgtgcaccatacaaaaatcaacttctttcaagtgctgtcattggcttacaaaataagcttctcgcgcgttcacatcgccggcgagattgtatttgcagaaccaagatggcggaccagcGTCTGCTAAAAGCTGACTTAGCTGTCTGCTTCAAGGGTTTGTCCGTTGTTGACAAGTAACGAACCcaatcgggaccaaaaaagggtgtccgcgtccgcgcctttgaggtgttcgctcttttaaggtgtttttgagagtaaaatacatccgtcctcacttgaattgtccgttatgcaaaggtgtccgccgaaataagggtccgctagatgcaggttttactgtatgtgaattatttgattgtgatagccaaaatgtgtgttggtatttatagatatggttcccctctggatattgtatgcatttttgagagggaattgttatatagaaaatacatttagatatagtattgttaatgatataggtatatttaaagtagaaacattaatataaaaagcagaaaaaaagatcaatgaagaaggatgctccccaccaacaacaacaattttaaaaaaggcaaaaaagaaagggttgaagcagcctgcatgcaactgagatcaaaaagaagagaaaaaaaaagaaaattaaaaaaaaagaaaagaaaaaggaaaaagaaaaaaaaaagaaaaaaccttTGTTGTAATCTtagtgttattttttttttatgggcAAGAAAACTTGAAAGAATATGTTAATTATAACGTGAGTAGCAGTGCTCTGATCTCGAAGGGATGTTGAGAAACAACCAAAAGaataaatacaaaacagtcagaaataaagaaatattTACCAtccatggaaaaaaaaaaatgaaaaaaaaaaaacagtctaCCAACCTGGACACAAGGAATGCTGCCCTCAGAAAAATCAAACATGCCAACAATGTCTTCCCCCAATTTGAAGGCTTGTTTGAACAGCAGGAATTTGGCCACTTTTCCTTTGGAATTAGTGATGTTATAGGAATCTGGAATAAAAACAACATACAGTGAATGTCAAAGAATAAGCCATGACAGAAACAGATTTGGATAAAGAACTACATGTACTCTAAACATAATCTGTTTTGTGTCTTATATTGTCTGCTTGGCACCAACCACATAAAAAATGACAGCAACATTCGTGTTATTTCTTtatggccaagaatctgtcatggcgtcgaaataaagaaagagcccGCTTGAATTATTTGGCAGGCTCCTGCTTCTAATAAACTCTTTTTGCAAAGAACATTTTTGTGTTGGATGAAAGAGGATGAATGGACGAACGTTTTGGTATAACATGGTGGCAAATTTATGCCGTAAGCAGTGAATATCAGACTTGTGATTCCAACCTTACCTAGTCATTCTGGAGAGAAAAGCGTTACGCGATTTTGGGTGCTTTCAGTTTTGTAAGAACTGTACTCCGAACACATGCGCTGTCAACAGCAACGACCAAaagatcttttttttttgacagcacAAAGACTTCTAAATCATGTATGggaactctttttttttcaaatgcaaTGGTACTCTGATGATATGTAAAATCCTAGTAAGATCTAAAACTGGTTTcacaaaaagggaaaaaaaaggtgtgtgttTTTCGCAGCTATAATGAATGCCAAGACCATGAAATCGACAGAAAGGGGAGTAACCCAAATGTTTTTTTCAGCTGTAAGGAAAGCCAAAACCATGACATCAACAGAAAGGGGAATAACCCAagtttgtgtttctttgtttttgccaGTTgtattaaaggcatatgtacgcgctcccgtgtttacaaagtgtagtttacccataatcgatgtcaaacgcaccataagaccatgtaatgacgatatgtcgccatgcgcggaccatatacatgcattacagcttgttttagagtctccaaaactttggatgtaaacaaagacgcggagttatttcccttgcgtcaacgctacctctgttggcaaatctataaataggacgatccagatcaaaatgaaaattaacatatctcaacattgaaggggtcctagaccacaatattttgcagggaacttaatttagcatgtctccagctgttggtaaagcaattagcgtgtatagtcatcgagtacatatggctttaagcgcCAAAACCATAAAATCAACAGAAAGGGGAGTACGTAAcccatatttttgtttttgtccagCTGTAATACCAGAACCATAAAATCACAGAAAGGGAGTAGCCCATTTTTTGGTCAAGCTGTAATAAACGCCAAaaccataaaataaacaaaaaggggAGTACATaacccacttttttttttattgtcagCTGTAATGAATGCCAAAAACCATAAAATCAACAGAAAGGGGAGTAACCCACGTGGAGCTTTCCTTGCCGTGACAGTTGCCATGACCTGAAGCGCAATGTCCAGCACAGAGTTCTCTTTCCTTTGGTTGTGCAGGAAAGGGTTGCTAGGTCTGATCTCCTCCCCCTCATTGTACACACTCAGGTCATTCATGCCTGAAAAACATGGTATACAAGTAAAAAATCTATCAACTAGAAAAACACTTCAGGTCATTCATGCCTGGAAAACATGGTATACAAGTAACAAAATCTATCAACTAGAAAAACACTTCAGGTCATTCATGCCTGGAAAACATGGTATACAAATAAATAATCTATCAACTAGAAAAACACTTCAGGTCATTCATGCCTGAAAAACATGGTATACAAGTAAATAATCTATCAACTAGAAAAACACTTCAGGTCATTCATGCCTGGAAAACATGGTATACAAGTAAATAATCTATCAACTAGAAAAACACTTCCCCTCTCTTATACATGGGCCAGTTCTTCCTCTTGCACACAGGGAAGTGGTAAAACAATGAACagttcaagaacacacacacacaaacacaaacacacacacacatgtacacacattgctgagaacaaaacagagagaacaAGATCGATGCTACATCGGTCTCGCATGACCCCCCTGGGATCTTGagacaagaaacaacaataaacaaacaaacacagacagtgGCTGCTGGGGTCAGACTAATgcgtcaaaacaaaaaagtatgcGTCAATGACCAAAGACAGAGGCCTGGACAGCAGCAGTTAAACTGACTTTTATAAgacagaataaaaaataaaaatactgaCTGCACAAGTGCCTCAACCTTTAAGACGCTTTCGACtttattttgacaatttttggctcacgtaagtgtagcctatgcgatgctaacttttgtctgtctgtgcgtgcgtgcgtatgtatgtatgtctgtggtagaaactttaacatttgactgaacaccgaaatactaattttacctggttattattcaagcaacagcttcaaagtattgaagcaatgatcaacatttcgtcggcacgtatgtagttaaagtgtgtatccaaagaaaacgggtggtggggggttttgggggggtaaaaacaggtgactggtttgtgtcgtgtgtggtatgtagaccaggtcaggggtcaaggttaggtcagattgcgtgaaggattgtggtatagatacagttatcaccgagctgcagttcgccgattcggagaagacgatttcacattgttcggttttgtagctccagaaaaatagataaggaagataccaaaggagatttcctacaggttaatctgcacagcgtgtttccagtgtctgcgcgaggaagcgctgtcgaaagcgcagtgtcgatctgtccatctggcagtcgtgtccccggaagtaggctacagacagacagatctagatctagtgtctcgcactcttgcaccgtgtcacctatgcttactgtgtgtgtgtatgtgtgacggagtgattgagtttgtgttactgtttgtcgatttcttacgtgagccttgaaggcttcgcctcttgtattAATTGACTTTTAGTCTTGAAAACTTACCAGGCATAACCATGACTCTGAAAGGAATGCGCAGTAGTTTGGTGGCTGTGTCCAGTCGCTGGGTACCAATGATGACTTTGTACGAGTATTTTACTGCCTGCCCCCTGAATGAGGGTGGAGCTTCTGTTGGAATCGCCTCCTGATATTTGactgtgaaaaaaaagagaagaatgGGTGAAACCTAGAAGTTTTCTTTACTGTTCATGGTCATTTTCTAAGTTGCAAGTGATTCAACTTCAAGCtacaagtcaatcaatcaagaaattaaaaaaaatttcagtcAGCAGGCAATTATAATCAATTAATATGTAAATAGCTACCAAAACTACAGCCTTCCCTACAACCCAAAATCCAAACCAAAAAAAGaatcaagcaaacaaaaaagataaaacgAAACGAATAAAAAAAAGACCAGGTATGATTGAACTTTGAAATGTAATCAAGTAACAGAAAAGAGTTCTACTCACATGACTTAGAATCTCCTGGCTCAAGCCTCAAATTACAGAAGAGTATTTTTGGTTTGGTGCACATCACTGTTAGCCCTCGCTCTCctgaaatcaatcaatcaattagaTTACTGTGCAACAGGGTGACGCAGTAATCTCCCTATGCAGCAGCTCTGCAATGACATTTGTGACAAGAGCGTTGGCTATTTATCGTAGCTCGACGTTTCTTGACACATTGTACAGAACACATTGTGATGGGGTCCAACTGCTGTTGTCTCCTGGTATGCTTTTGGGAACCTTTGCATACCTATAGCACTTTTTATAGGGCTATTAATTGAGCTCTAAAATCTCAATTCTttttgactggctttgcctccaaaggtgattctTGTGGTTCGGGCACTTGGTCACAACTGTAAAGGCTAATGCTCTCACGCAAAAAATTAATCAGTCACCATTCATTAATCAAACAAGCAATTAATCAATTATAAAAAGAAGTTCGATAAATTGTTTTTTCGATTCTTTTCTGTGAATGGCAGTCCTTGACTGATCACCCGCTTCagagtcttcttcttcactAGCAAATTTAATTGAGGCTTGCATTAAATCAACTCAGCTATATCATGATAAAATGTTAAAGCCTTTAAAACCTTTGTGGCAGGGTGACACAGTAGGtcccctttcctccttcaaaacccaactcaaaacatacctgtttcgtaaagcctttgcttagcctgagtagactctccacaactctatcctgttttggaactctctaccctgtatgtgcttaatggtctctttgtcaatggtatctttgtgtgtgcgtgtgtgtgtgtgtgtgtgtgtgtgtgtgtgtgtgtgtacttttaacattgtacgctaagtttttgcttagtgcttgggttcttggtgttatgtctcagttaaatgtatgctttgtatgcttgttgatttgtgctagtttattctataatgaatttgtaaagcgcctggagccaattgatgggactcgcgctatagaaaagttatttattattattatttaagttattgagacatcccagtgcactaagggatttatagagcaaatcgagaaaattcattattgaacgaagcgcatagcgctgagttcaataattattttcgagatttgctctataaatcccttagtgcactgggattgtttcaataacgatattgtcggtaccgccagagaaaaaagaagatacaacacgcacattttgctacgcgcatttgaataggcataactgtgtggtcaggtcgtatagaagatctacttttgtgtgggctgtctcgtgtgtcgtgctttcatcacacgcaaactcttgttttaatttctgttggtaaattccagtgtagcgttaagctaaacagtgatgatctttctctcatttgaactcggagaaaggactgtgctttcagttatttgcggttcgaaaccttcatcgagcttcgacagattgactgtgcagagttgtgccccttgccaaggtcgacggaaagcccattttcaaaataaacgtacgtggcatgtttttcgtgtggtatcttccctcatcggggagtctggtactaaatatgaacggtaagaatgctcagaaccctacacgtattagatctatatccccatcgttttatcgttcacatttgcctaacatgttaatttgctgagcgggatttatgtcgtctgctaggctattgcactgagtctcatttcaaaaacaaaaattgctcgtcccgttgcactgagtctgcacacataaagcaggctggtaataagtcttatatgtggtaagaacgttctaaaccctacacgttttcgattccgattgttcttgccttaaaataaacggaaaacattcatttactgaacagatgcagtcgtatttcagtgtagtctgctacgtgctgatctagctgctacgttatcggaataacacttgtgttttctgttagctgctgggaattgtatactaactcatcatttggtaatgtggataataaggtacatgccaccaacatggcataattatgagaggaatcttcgcaagtcgaaattgaaaaattagacacagcgggttctatttttagatcagtgcaactgtgggcggcacaggcgcatgcaatctgtcagaaaaaaaccacttctgctttaattgaaaagcaggacatttatggtcataatcattggtattgtggagaatataagctacatgtcattaattaattctgaggatgagagtacagtctcgctttggcaaagggtgtaagaatacgctctgtggaaaagttagcgcactccaggagtgcgctaacagatttaagcgcatcgccattagccaatcaactggttcacatcagtcatgtgacaccagtacttactgacaattattattattataacagCTTAGAGGTTGTCTCCCTTGGATTAGCAGAGCTGACTATGGCAAGTCATTACTTTTCTGTTATGCTCTAGCAGCCTCTGCCTTGACCAAACAGACACAGTCATTGTGTTATTGATCTAGTCTAATCTCACCTCTGAttcagtggacgccgcttaataaaaccgcggttaatagagccagccgcttataaaagccgatttcagacggtccggatttatcactatatcttatgtattagaaaaagccggttaataaaaccaacccgccgcttattaaagccagttttctcagagaaatcacgtagtttgtgactaaaactcgcattatcttgttctgatgtggaagacgaccaacaaacaaacactcataaaatcgttcttctctgccgagtaatgattcgtgacggtgacagtgaaattattgatgtaccgaagtgatcaaagtacacgtacatgtacataattaaaacaaaagttccacatccttcgtgaagttttgtttagattcaaacaagtgtaaatgacgaaagaaagtgactgagtgacgtaaacaaaagagaagatttttttttctttcgaaaatgacgtattcctggaccgctggttaataaatccgccgcttattaaagccatttttcgtcggtccggaagtggctttattaagcggcgaccactgtttGACCAACTTTGGTTCCAAAAACATCTTAGTTTTAACTTTTTATTATTCGATTACGAGGTTTGGATAACAAGTAACTTGTGCTACCCACCTTTATTAGGAACAAAAGAGGTGTCACAGCCTGTACTGGAAGCCTCCTCGGTGGACATTATTTGTGTCTTGTGCAGCTGCACTCTGGACTCGCTCACTGTGCACTGGCAAATGATCTGGACGCTTGACCATGCCACTGTGTCCACCTCCAAGCTAAAAACGGTCAATCACACATAGAAGCATTTTAATGGTCCATTGCTGTGCTTGTTGAAAAAAACAACTCTACCCTCCTGTGAGCCATAATTTATCAACCACATTAATTGGTGATGCTAGCAGCCCACAGCCTAACCATGGGCATCACGCAGTTTGCTTCTTTAAAGCTGAAGTGCACCAATAAAACTAATTAATTGGCTTTTGAAGAAAAGGACACAACGCACCTTCGATCCATCTTTGACTACCCTTGATACTTTCcccctgatgtgtgtgtgtgtctctcctgTGTCCTTTCCAAGTCTCCCATGCGTGCCCCTATGAAAGGTCCAAGCTGTTCAACGAGGTATCAGTCTAACGTCAGTCACACTGTTGTACTGCAGTG carries:
- the LOC138981644 gene encoding RAB6A-GEF complex partner protein 2-like produces the protein MIEVTACLPRGPVFLAGETINCEIMITNISRDNNDLEVDTVAWSSVQIICQCTVSESRVQLHKTQIMSTEEASSTGCDTSFVPNKGERGLTVMCTKPKILFCNLRLEPGDSKSFKYQEAIPTEAPPSFRGQAVKYSYKVIIGTQRLDTATKLLRIPFRVMVMPGMNDLSVYNEGEEIRPSNPFLHNQRKENSVLDIALQVMATVTARKAPHSYNITNSKGKVAKFLLFKQAFKLGEDIVGMFDFSEGSIPCVQFSVTLQSEEQISEECRRKPGQGSAVTSYVKHQEMCLHTVRTHVNLPIPLTATPAFMTDIVCQRWRLHFEFVTSVSQLSSPAEVMSQTQDGGQWRGPATLDVETMVWDLPIKVFPTNPLHASSVTLLKTGSSIHV